One stretch of Candidatus Baltobacteraceae bacterium DNA includes these proteins:
- a CDS encoding flagellar M-ring protein FliF C-terminal domain-containing protein — MNVGSLVERWNSLEPRVRIGLGACAFAIVLAAALIALLGRDTRVALFANSLKPDQLAEVDAQLSAWSVVFVASHDNVRVDAKQRSTLLARLALAGVPHAHVVGTSEALSSVGTLTPQAILDAQTRAGLEGDFEKGLRGLGGIADARVIIAPARSGVFADEPSTPASASVRLTAEPGQTLTDSTLDAVRAFVASGVAGLDSAHVTVVDDRGAYDGHQDDDESGPQTALQSALDAAFGTGATIVRVHVERTTSATESHDVKRSPDLGAAVSRRDLDERFSGEKKSYSRRATTEDRGSDVHEEHTTLAAGTLARISIAVIVDARRSLDIEKIREVAGAASGYNPGRGDKLSIEAVAFDRPYGVAPQPLAYALGILGEALPGVALAVMVIVIVRVAARPAFAFLNDAVRRVRLERDTPSNGAASPEDIFAMLRAEPPHVAAAIIARLPSPLAAAVLELYPSDVRRAIVTRLSRKPTRLVAALDTEPIAR; from the coding sequence GTGAATGTAGGTTCGCTAGTCGAGCGTTGGAATTCGCTCGAGCCGCGCGTCCGCATCGGTCTCGGTGCTTGTGCATTTGCAATTGTCCTCGCGGCCGCTCTCATTGCACTGCTCGGACGCGACACGCGCGTCGCGCTCTTTGCAAACTCGCTCAAGCCGGATCAACTTGCGGAAGTCGACGCTCAGCTTTCTGCCTGGAGCGTCGTGTTCGTGGCGAGTCACGATAATGTCCGGGTCGACGCAAAGCAGCGCAGCACGCTGCTGGCGCGTCTTGCGCTCGCCGGCGTTCCGCATGCGCACGTCGTCGGAACGAGCGAGGCCCTATCGAGTGTCGGAACGCTAACGCCTCAAGCAATTCTCGATGCCCAAACGCGTGCCGGGCTCGAGGGCGATTTTGAAAAAGGTTTGCGTGGCCTCGGTGGGATTGCCGATGCCCGCGTCATTATCGCGCCGGCGCGCAGCGGCGTGTTCGCGGATGAACCGTCAACCCCGGCGAGTGCGAGCGTGCGGCTGACGGCCGAGCCTGGTCAGACGCTGACGGACTCAACGCTCGACGCCGTTCGCGCCTTCGTTGCTTCGGGCGTCGCGGGTCTCGATTCCGCGCACGTGACCGTGGTCGACGACCGTGGCGCGTACGACGGTCATCAAGACGACGACGAATCCGGCCCCCAGACTGCGCTGCAAAGCGCACTTGATGCTGCCTTCGGGACCGGAGCGACGATCGTACGCGTCCACGTCGAGCGAACTACATCAGCAACGGAGTCGCACGATGTCAAACGCAGTCCGGATCTAGGAGCCGCAGTCTCGCGCCGTGATTTGGACGAGCGCTTCAGCGGCGAGAAGAAGAGCTACTCACGCCGGGCCACGACCGAAGATCGCGGAAGCGACGTACACGAGGAACACACGACGCTCGCCGCGGGGACCCTTGCGCGCATTTCGATCGCGGTAATCGTCGATGCACGACGCTCGCTCGACATCGAGAAGATCCGCGAGGTCGCGGGCGCAGCGAGCGGCTACAATCCCGGGCGCGGCGATAAGTTGTCCATCGAAGCGGTTGCGTTCGACCGCCCGTACGGCGTCGCGCCACAACCCTTGGCCTATGCGTTGGGCATTCTCGGTGAGGCGCTTCCAGGCGTCGCACTCGCAGTCATGGTCATTGTCATCGTGCGCGTAGCCGCGCGCCCGGCTTTTGCGTTTCTGAACGATGCCGTTCGCCGTGTGCGCCTCGAACGGGACACGCCTTCGAACGGAGCTGCGTCTCCTGAAGATATTTTTGCAATGTTACGCGCCGAACCACCGCACGTCGCTGCCGCGATAATTGCGCGCCTGCCCTCGCCGCTTGCGGCTGCCGTGCTCGAGCTATATCCGAGTGACGTGCGTCGCGCAATCGTCACGCGGCTTTCACGTAAGCCGACTCGCCTCGTTGCAGCTCTCGATACCGAGCCGATCGCCCGATGA
- a CDS encoding flagellar basal body rod C-terminal domain-containing protein, giving the protein MSEFDILAAGASGMERQRTLLELSARNVAAAQASTPGHEYHRLVADFEDDVPFDNDGEPHVRESSEPVDALTEMISMLDAQRSYEANASIFDVGKRIAERAIDLDRP; this is encoded by the coding sequence GTGAGCGAATTCGATATCCTCGCGGCCGGCGCGTCAGGGATGGAACGCCAGCGTACGCTGCTCGAGCTCTCCGCGCGCAACGTCGCCGCGGCGCAAGCCTCGACTCCGGGACACGAATATCACCGCCTGGTCGCCGACTTCGAAGACGACGTTCCGTTTGATAACGATGGTGAGCCGCATGTTCGCGAGAGCAGCGAACCTGTCGACGCGCTGACCGAGATGATCTCCATGCTCGACGCGCAGCGCTCGTACGAGGCAAACGCGTCCATCTTCGATGTCGGCAAACGCATTGCGGAACGAGCAATCGATCTGGACCGGCCGTGA
- a CDS encoding GNAT family N-acetyltransferase: protein MRPDEWEPFRAMRLHALQSEPGVFLMSYAKESAQTDDEWRELLRGDEKKQVFGLFDGERLVGITAAFTWRLDPSEKTAVFAMSYIAPEYRKRGFSRLLYNARLDWVRAHAQVEKIVVSHRVSNEISAKANRPFGFEFVRTESKNWPDGTTEDELVYELRIR, encoded by the coding sequence ATGCGCCCGGACGAATGGGAACCATTCCGCGCAATGCGGCTTCACGCGCTGCAAAGCGAACCGGGTGTGTTCTTGATGTCGTACGCCAAGGAGTCTGCGCAGACGGATGACGAGTGGCGCGAGCTGCTTAGAGGCGACGAGAAGAAGCAAGTCTTCGGCTTGTTCGATGGCGAGCGGCTCGTCGGAATCACGGCCGCCTTTACGTGGCGTCTCGATCCAAGTGAGAAAACTGCGGTATTCGCAATGTCATATATTGCCCCTGAGTATCGCAAGCGCGGGTTCTCGCGACTACTCTACAACGCGCGGCTCGATTGGGTGCGTGCGCATGCACAGGTCGAGAAGATCGTCGTCAGTCACCGCGTGAGCAACGAGATCTCCGCAAAGGCGAATCGCCCGTTCGGATTCGAGTTCGTACGCACGGAATCAAAAAACTGGCCCGACGGAACAACGGAAGACGAACTCGTTTACGAGCTACGCATCAGATAG
- the rpsI gene encoding 30S ribosomal protein S9, with the protein MQPNDDIFLGTGRRKRSVARVKLALGSGQITINKKPLDDYFTRDSLKQIVRQPLDVTQSLSRFDVVVKTEGGGIAGQAGAVRHGIARALVSMDESLREVLRRNGLLTRDPREKESKKYGRKRARKRFQFSKR; encoded by the coding sequence ATGCAACCAAACGACGATATATTTTTAGGTACCGGACGCCGCAAGCGTTCGGTCGCGCGCGTAAAACTCGCGCTGGGTTCCGGGCAGATCACGATCAATAAGAAGCCGCTCGACGATTATTTCACGCGCGATAGCCTCAAGCAGATCGTTCGTCAGCCGCTCGACGTCACGCAAAGCCTCAGCCGTTTCGACGTGGTCGTTAAGACGGAAGGCGGCGGAATCGCCGGTCAAGCCGGCGCCGTGCGTCACGGTATCGCTCGCGCGCTCGTCTCGATGGACGAATCGCTGCGCGAAGTCTTGCGCCGCAACGGACTCCTCACGCGCGACCCGCGTGAAAAAGAGTCGAAGAAATACGGACGCAAGCGCGCCCGCAAACGCTTCCAGTTCAGTAAGCGCTAA
- the rplM gene encoding 50S ribosomal protein L13 has protein sequence MRTYQQKTAETKHDWYIVDAAGARLGTLAVRIARALSGRHKPTWTPHIDDGDHVVVLNASQVELGGRKWDQKLYRRHNQYMGNLKTETAREVHDKKPERLVELAVRGMLAPNKMRASLLRRLKVYAGAEHGHDAQKPQPLP, from the coding sequence ATGCGCACGTATCAGCAGAAAACCGCAGAAACGAAGCACGACTGGTATATCGTCGATGCTGCCGGCGCACGCCTTGGAACGCTTGCCGTTCGCATCGCGCGTGCTCTTTCAGGGCGCCATAAACCGACCTGGACGCCGCACATCGATGACGGAGACCATGTCGTGGTCTTGAACGCGTCACAAGTCGAGCTGGGCGGGCGCAAATGGGATCAGAAGCTGTATCGCCGCCACAACCAGTATATGGGCAACCTGAAGACTGAGACGGCGCGCGAAGTCCACGACAAGAAGCCCGAACGTCTCGTTGAGCTGGCCGTCCGCGGGATGCTCGCGCCGAATAAGATGCGCGCCTCGCTGCTCCGCCGCCTCAAGGTGTACGCCGGTGCTGAGCACGGGCATGACGCCCAGAAACCACAACCTCTTCCGTGA
- the truA gene encoding tRNA pseudouridine(38-40) synthase TruA has protein sequence MPTYRLVVEYDGTDFHGFQFQPQLRTVAGVLEGALCALFHAEISVAAAGRTDAGVHATGQVVSFKTPRQFPVERLAIALNATLPHDISVREADFAAKDFSARFDAYERIYEYVILNRPMPSAVLRRWTHHVHRPIDEELLARIGQEFVGTHDFLAFCGVLPEFGGTERTVNAFEVERDGELIRVRIAAEGFLHRMVRILMGTAIEIATHRRPPDEIPGIIASRDRRRAGYTAPPSGLYLAGVRYNAFDSYHRPATAYSSA, from the coding sequence GTGCCGACGTATCGCCTCGTCGTTGAATACGACGGTACCGATTTCCACGGGTTTCAATTTCAGCCCCAGCTGCGAACCGTGGCCGGCGTGTTGGAAGGCGCACTGTGCGCGCTCTTTCACGCCGAGATCTCGGTCGCAGCTGCGGGCCGAACCGATGCGGGCGTTCACGCGACGGGCCAAGTCGTCTCGTTTAAAACGCCGCGTCAGTTTCCGGTCGAGCGCTTAGCGATTGCACTCAACGCAACGCTGCCGCACGACATCAGCGTTCGCGAAGCGGATTTCGCAGCCAAAGATTTTTCCGCGCGCTTCGATGCGTACGAGCGCATTTACGAGTACGTCATTCTGAATCGCCCGATGCCCTCGGCCGTGCTGCGCAGATGGACCCATCACGTTCATCGTCCGATCGACGAGGAGCTGCTCGCGCGCATCGGCCAAGAATTTGTGGGAACGCACGACTTCCTCGCGTTCTGCGGCGTGCTCCCGGAGTTCGGTGGGACCGAACGTACGGTGAATGCGTTCGAGGTGGAACGCGACGGTGAGCTCATTCGAGTACGAATCGCCGCCGAGGGATTTTTGCACCGGATGGTCCGCATCCTCATGGGGACCGCAATCGAAATTGCGACCCACCGGCGCCCGCCCGACGAGATCCCCGGGATCATCGCCTCGAGGGACCGCCGCCGAGCCGGCTATACCGCACCCCCGAGTGGACTGTATCTCGCCGGCGTGCGCTACAACGCGTTCGACTCATATCATCGGCCAGCGACTGCTTATTCTAGTGCTTAA
- a CDS encoding DUF5069 domain-containing protein, which yields MDLTTSYPRSVREKHLGLVQVARTVDKGKASLDGKLGEYRYDCPMDQHLFEFLNIDGNALLDAIKKSDAATDDFFKAAIAKKNAADIEKFNREWLDYGPAAGSDGEKYFLELRGQVAPDRTDVTAWADLLDLDEKRPVPRRVPA from the coding sequence ATGGATCTTACCACTTCATATCCACGCAGCGTCCGTGAAAAGCACCTCGGTTTGGTGCAAGTCGCGCGCACGGTCGACAAAGGCAAAGCGTCGCTCGACGGCAAGCTCGGCGAATACCGCTACGATTGCCCGATGGATCAGCACCTCTTCGAGTTCCTGAACATCGATGGGAACGCGCTCCTCGACGCCATCAAGAAGAGCGACGCGGCAACGGATGATTTCTTCAAGGCTGCTATCGCGAAGAAGAATGCCGCCGATATCGAAAAGTTCAATCGTGAATGGCTCGACTATGGTCCGGCTGCCGGCTCCGACGGCGAGAAGTATTTTCTCGAATTGCGCGGACAAGTCGCGCCCGATCGCACCGACGTAACCGCGTGGGCCGATCTGCTCGACCTCGACGAGAAGCGCCCGGTTCCTCGCCGGGTCCCCGCGTAG
- a CDS encoding amidase, which yields MAKPTSDLYLSWVVRDDSPPSAQSFAHLPLGGMHFGVKDIIDVAGFPTSYGVDFLTHQPVVDAWCVSALRAAGGIPIGKTHTTALAFRDPAVTRNPRDPARSPGGSSAGSAAAVGAGDVPFALGTQTLGSVERPAAYCGVVGYKPSWGRIPTVGMAPCAPSLDTIGIIAADVAIARRAAEALFSLEDRAPSSPRIGLALGYMTNIIEPATRSAIERAVARLRESGLSINDVALPASFEEAASYTARLQAAETWMSSGAWLAGKPVPEWVAKVLATGKAIDYAAYRSLRAWREAKRPEIAGIFNSVDAVIMPCANLAPEFGSTGDPTPLAPVTFFGLPAIAVPIGDDAATKLPFSMQIVAPAGADGRLLEIAARVEQGLAAPETVTAAGRS from the coding sequence ATGGCAAAGCCGACCAGCGATCTGTACTTGTCTTGGGTCGTCCGCGATGACTCGCCGCCTTCGGCACAATCATTTGCGCACTTGCCGCTCGGCGGAATGCACTTCGGCGTCAAAGACATCATCGACGTGGCCGGATTTCCGACGTCGTACGGCGTCGACTTTCTCACCCATCAGCCGGTCGTCGACGCATGGTGTGTTTCGGCGCTGCGTGCCGCCGGCGGAATTCCCATCGGCAAGACGCACACGACCGCGCTTGCGTTTCGCGATCCCGCCGTAACGCGCAATCCGCGCGATCCCGCGCGTTCACCCGGTGGCTCGAGCGCAGGCAGCGCAGCCGCCGTCGGCGCCGGCGATGTGCCGTTCGCGCTCGGTACGCAAACACTCGGCTCGGTCGAGCGTCCCGCGGCATATTGCGGCGTCGTCGGTTACAAGCCGAGTTGGGGACGTATTCCGACGGTCGGTATGGCGCCGTGCGCACCGTCGCTCGATACGATCGGAATCATCGCAGCCGACGTCGCGATCGCGCGTCGCGCAGCTGAGGCGCTCTTTTCACTCGAAGATCGTGCGCCGTCGTCACCGCGCATCGGTCTTGCGCTCGGCTACATGACGAACATCATCGAACCTGCAACGCGCAGCGCGATCGAACGAGCGGTCGCGCGCTTGCGCGAAAGCGGCTTGAGCATTAACGATGTTGCGTTGCCGGCATCGTTTGAAGAAGCAGCGTCGTACACGGCGCGGCTGCAAGCAGCTGAGACATGGATGTCGTCGGGTGCGTGGCTAGCCGGTAAGCCGGTGCCCGAGTGGGTTGCGAAGGTTCTCGCAACCGGAAAGGCGATCGACTATGCGGCGTATCGCTCGCTGCGCGCCTGGCGTGAAGCGAAGCGTCCCGAGATTGCGGGGATCTTCAATTCCGTCGACGCGGTCATCATGCCGTGCGCGAATCTGGCGCCCGAATTCGGCTCAACCGGTGACCCGACACCGCTTGCGCCCGTGACCTTCTTCGGACTTCCGGCGATCGCGGTGCCGATCGGCGACGATGCGGCCACCAAGCTTCCATTCTCGATGCAAATTGTCGCGCCGGCGGGTGCCGACGGGCGTCTCCTCGAGATCGCGGCACGCGTCGAGCAAGGTCTGGCCGCCCCTGAAACCGTCACCGCCGCAGGCCGGTCGTAG
- the lysS gene encoding lysine--tRNA ligase, whose translation MSEADLVKARRANLAELRAHGIDPFATLRYEVSAHARDLLVRYAQLTVADPAPADDFALAGRLMSIRSAGKTFFADLVDRSGKIQIYIRKDELGDEPFAAFAALDRGDLIGVRGHVFRSKMGELTLRATSFDVLGKALAPLPDKWHGLVDVEKRYRQRYVDLIMNAEVRDTFIKRSRIIAEMRRFIDARDFLEVETPVLLNVAGGAAARRFKTHMNALDIEVDLRIATELNLKRLVVGGLERVYEIGRTFRNEGIDTTHFPEFTMLELYAAYWSKDDMMAFNEELMAHLVEQVHGSDALVYRGRQISFKRPFARIAFLEALQKYGGLPRERLLSPDGAQAIMGELGLGFSPSHAHSLDKIFESVVEPHLLDPTFVYDYPVVLSPLAKRLPGDPDLTDRYELFCHHFEIANAFSELNDPDDQRARFEAQVVERAGGDEEVPDPDWDFVTALEYGMPATAGIGIGIDRLVMLLTDNTSIRDVLLFPLQRPLGDGQ comes from the coding sequence GTGAGCGAAGCCGATCTCGTCAAGGCCCGCCGCGCGAATCTTGCGGAACTGCGGGCGCACGGGATCGATCCGTTTGCGACCCTGCGCTACGAGGTTAGCGCGCACGCGCGCGACCTGCTGGTTCGCTATGCGCAGCTAACCGTCGCCGACCCAGCGCCGGCGGATGATTTTGCACTCGCGGGCCGCCTGATGTCGATTCGCAGCGCCGGCAAGACTTTTTTCGCCGATCTGGTCGATCGCAGCGGCAAAATCCAGATCTATATACGGAAGGACGAGCTGGGTGACGAGCCGTTTGCGGCCTTTGCAGCGCTCGACCGCGGTGACTTGATCGGCGTGCGCGGCCACGTCTTTCGCTCGAAGATGGGCGAGTTGACGTTACGCGCGACGAGCTTCGACGTGCTCGGTAAGGCGCTCGCACCGCTGCCCGACAAGTGGCATGGGCTGGTCGACGTTGAGAAACGCTACCGGCAACGCTACGTCGATCTCATCATGAATGCGGAGGTGCGCGACACCTTCATCAAGCGCAGCCGGATCATCGCCGAGATGCGGCGCTTCATCGACGCACGGGATTTTCTCGAAGTCGAGACGCCCGTCTTGCTCAACGTTGCCGGCGGGGCAGCGGCGCGGCGCTTCAAGACGCATATGAATGCGCTCGATATCGAGGTCGATTTGCGCATCGCGACCGAGCTCAATCTCAAGCGTCTGGTGGTGGGCGGCCTCGAACGCGTCTACGAGATCGGGCGCACGTTCCGCAACGAAGGCATCGACACCACGCACTTCCCCGAATTCACGATGCTCGAATTGTACGCGGCCTACTGGTCCAAAGACGATATGATGGCATTTAACGAAGAGCTGATGGCGCATCTCGTCGAGCAAGTGCACGGCAGCGACGCACTCGTCTATCGCGGACGTCAGATTTCGTTCAAGCGCCCCTTTGCACGCATCGCGTTTCTCGAAGCGCTGCAAAAATACGGCGGTCTTCCGCGCGAGCGGCTGCTTTCGCCCGACGGCGCGCAGGCGATCATGGGCGAGCTGGGGTTGGGTTTCTCGCCCTCACACGCGCATTCGCTCGACAAGATCTTCGAGAGCGTCGTCGAGCCGCATCTCCTCGATCCCACCTTCGTGTACGACTATCCGGTCGTGCTCTCGCCGCTCGCGAAGCGGCTGCCCGGCGATCCCGACCTAACCGACCGCTACGAGCTGTTCTGCCATCACTTTGAGATAGCGAACGCGTTCTCGGAGCTGAACGACCCCGACGATCAGCGCGCGCGCTTCGAAGCGCAAGTCGTCGAACGTGCCGGGGGCGACGAAGAAGTCCCCGATCCGGACTGGGATTTCGTTACCGCGCTCGAATATGGCATGCCCGCAACCGCCGGAATCGGAATCGGCATCGACAGACTCGTCATGCTGCTTACGGACAATACATCGATTCGGGATGTCTTGCTCTTCCCGTTGCAACGGCCGCTTGGAGATGGACAGTGA
- the greA gene encoding transcription elongation factor GreA, which translates to MNDKDIVLTKEGLEKLELELDELKTVHRKEVNDRIRQAKEFGDISENAEYEDAKQEQAFVEGRIIRIEQMIRNARLIDASGSVSEDVQLGASVRVKDLKSGDAFDFSIVGSAESDPPNKRLSNESPLGLALIGKRKGDTIDVETPRGKVQYKIEAVNKMAKKAAGKKAS; encoded by the coding sequence TTGAACGACAAAGACATCGTCCTTACAAAAGAGGGCTTAGAAAAGCTCGAACTTGAGCTTGACGAACTCAAGACGGTCCATCGTAAGGAAGTCAACGACCGCATTCGGCAAGCCAAAGAATTTGGCGACATCTCCGAAAACGCCGAGTACGAAGACGCCAAGCAAGAACAAGCGTTCGTCGAAGGTCGCATCATTCGGATCGAGCAGATGATTCGCAATGCGCGGCTCATCGATGCATCCGGATCGGTTTCCGAAGACGTTCAGCTCGGCGCGTCCGTACGCGTGAAAGATCTCAAAAGCGGCGACGCTTTCGATTTCTCGATCGTCGGCTCGGCTGAATCGGATCCGCCGAACAAGCGCCTTTCAAATGAATCGCCGCTGGGTTTGGCTCTCATCGGCAAACGCAAAGGCGACACGATCGACGTCGAAACGCCGCGCGGCAAAGTTCAGTATAAAATCGAAGCCGTTAATAAGATGGCGAAGAAGGCAGCCGGCAAGAAAGCTTCGTGA
- a CDS encoding APC family permease, whose protein sequence is MRRVLSLFDLSVLASASMGPAFSLASTLGVMVAAAGSLTILALLGTTIVLLLVAIAFMQLITQYPDAGSSYGWARRAFGEGIGAYTAWILIVANFFAVLATAIPAGTYTLALFAPSLVDSTLWSAAIGCAWIVAIALVLYLGIRSSARVAAVLLIAELVVLAASAFAGMAHAPASAPAMPSAHSLGAIGFIEAMVLGIWMVDGWEVTASTSEETRDAARVAGIGGIVGLLVTAVFLIVCTLAYMHAGGVEGLAANQTDVLAFVGERLGGMWRTLLVVTVLVSLAATLETTLLYLVRSVYAMGRDGVLPGALGALGARTRDPDVALVAVTVASLLAMAIVGLVPSANDRLALVLNGSAVFLGLLFLISCLAALRLRPQGTPLFAAAGALALVVILTVAIVQAAPATRWCIVVALGLGLPITLGYAVRERMRKGQSPAAGNIGG, encoded by the coding sequence CTGCGTAGGGTTCTCTCGCTCTTCGATCTTTCGGTTTTGGCGTCGGCGTCAATGGGGCCGGCGTTTTCGCTTGCGAGCACGCTTGGCGTCATGGTCGCGGCCGCCGGCTCGCTAACGATCCTGGCGTTGCTCGGTACGACGATCGTGTTGCTGCTCGTTGCGATCGCGTTCATGCAGCTGATCACGCAGTATCCGGATGCGGGATCTTCGTATGGTTGGGCGCGGCGCGCATTCGGCGAAGGCATCGGCGCGTACACGGCGTGGATCTTGATCGTCGCGAACTTTTTCGCAGTGCTTGCGACCGCGATTCCGGCCGGAACCTATACGCTTGCGCTCTTCGCGCCCTCACTTGTCGACTCGACGCTGTGGAGCGCCGCGATCGGTTGCGCTTGGATCGTCGCGATCGCGCTCGTGTTGTATCTGGGCATTCGATCTTCGGCGCGCGTTGCGGCCGTGTTGCTGATCGCAGAGCTGGTCGTCTTGGCCGCGAGCGCCTTTGCGGGGATGGCGCATGCGCCCGCATCGGCTCCGGCAATGCCCTCCGCGCATTCGCTCGGCGCAATCGGCTTCATCGAAGCGATGGTGCTCGGCATTTGGATGGTCGACGGTTGGGAAGTAACCGCGTCGACGTCTGAGGAGACGCGCGATGCCGCGCGCGTCGCGGGCATCGGCGGCATCGTCGGCTTGCTCGTGACCGCGGTCTTCTTGATCGTCTGCACGCTTGCGTACATGCATGCCGGCGGCGTCGAGGGGCTGGCCGCAAATCAAACCGACGTGCTCGCATTCGTCGGGGAACGGCTGGGCGGCATGTGGCGTACCTTGCTCGTCGTCACGGTGCTCGTGTCGCTCGCCGCGACGCTCGAGACGACATTGCTCTATCTCGTTCGCAGCGTCTACGCGATGGGACGCGACGGCGTGTTGCCGGGTGCGCTGGGAGCGCTCGGCGCGCGGACGCGCGATCCGGATGTCGCGCTGGTCGCCGTCACCGTCGCTTCGCTGCTTGCTATGGCAATCGTTGGCCTGGTGCCAAGCGCGAACGATCGCCTTGCACTCGTTCTGAATGGGTCGGCAGTATTTCTGGGGTTGCTGTTTTTGATTAGTTGTCTCGCCGCGCTACGCTTGCGACCCCAGGGCACCCCTCTTTTCGCGGCTGCCGGCGCGCTGGCGTTGGTCGTCATTCTGACGGTCGCAATCGTGCAAGCGGCACCCGCGACGCGCTGGTGCATCGTTGTGGCCCTAGGTTTGGGATTGCCGATTACGTTAGGGTACGCTGTGCGCGAGCGCATGCGGAAGGGACAGAGCCCGGCGGCTGGGAACATCGGGGGCTGA
- a CDS encoding VOC family protein, whose product MAATQTATIRGIDITTYLVKDAERAKKFYTETMGLNLTQDYGPNGGEFTFADGTTFGLWKMDDGSWHASGWALFAVDDVRTAVDYYKSKGVKVNDHIEDSPVCVMAFAEDSEGNSFILHQRKGGRD is encoded by the coding sequence ATGGCAGCCACCCAAACCGCGACGATCCGCGGCATCGACATCACGACCTATTTGGTCAAAGACGCGGAGCGCGCGAAAAAATTCTATACGGAGACGATGGGTCTGAACCTGACCCAAGATTATGGCCCCAACGGCGGCGAGTTCACGTTCGCCGACGGAACGACGTTTGGTCTTTGGAAGATGGACGACGGCTCGTGGCATGCGAGCGGATGGGCCCTCTTCGCCGTCGACGACGTCCGCACGGCCGTCGACTATTACAAATCAAAAGGCGTGAAAGTCAACGATCACATCGAGGACTCGCCCGTCTGCGTAATGGCGTTCGCCGAAGATAGCGAAGGCAACAGTTTCATTCTGCACCAGCGCAAAGGCGGACGCGACTAG
- a CDS encoding YafY family protein, producing the protein MKSARLLRILLLLQTKSPRSARELADELEVCERTVYRDVEALGAGGVPIFATRGAQGGIHLMEGYRRAIAELDEDEIHALYVSGSDPLADLGFGSPLQRAREKLSGALSERQKNIAEKARTRIRVDQRRWGQTEAPTETLGLVRRAVWDDRRIEIAYRDRNGTRSTREIDPLGLVSKTGIWYVVARSGSELRSFRADRILTVRATDAHFERPRDFDLDAYWSQSSRNYEGMHERLPVTVRANRTMLDTLTAYWTPKSIDENAAQCVVRFEFPARGAAIQQILAWGKSVTILEPLDLVDDIVALARDVLGHYAG; encoded by the coding sequence GTGAAATCGGCGCGTCTTCTGCGGATACTGCTGCTGCTTCAAACGAAGAGTCCCCGCTCGGCGCGCGAGCTTGCGGACGAGCTCGAGGTCTGCGAGCGGACGGTCTACCGCGATGTCGAGGCGCTCGGGGCCGGTGGGGTCCCGATCTTCGCGACTCGCGGAGCCCAGGGCGGCATTCATCTGATGGAAGGCTACCGCCGCGCGATTGCGGAGCTCGACGAGGACGAGATTCACGCGCTGTACGTCTCCGGCAGCGATCCGCTCGCCGATCTCGGCTTCGGCTCGCCGCTCCAACGTGCACGCGAAAAACTTTCGGGTGCGCTTTCCGAGCGTCAGAAGAACATCGCCGAAAAGGCACGGACGCGCATCCGTGTCGATCAGCGCCGCTGGGGGCAAACCGAAGCGCCGACGGAAACGCTCGGGCTCGTGCGGCGCGCGGTTTGGGACGATCGCCGCATCGAGATCGCGTACCGCGATCGCAACGGAACGCGCTCGACGCGCGAGATCGATCCACTGGGTCTCGTTTCGAAGACCGGTATCTGGTACGTCGTCGCCCGCTCGGGCAGCGAGCTACGAAGCTTCCGCGCGGATCGCATTCTAACGGTAAGGGCGACCGACGCGCACTTCGAACGTCCACGCGATTTCGATTTGGACGCTTACTGGTCGCAAAGCTCGCGCAACTACGAGGGCATGCACGAACGCTTGCCGGTAACTGTCCGCGCGAATCGCACCATGCTCGACACACTCACGGCATATTGGACGCCCAAGAGCATCGATGAGAACGCGGCGCAGTGCGTGGTGCGTTTCGAGTTTCCGGCCCGCGGCGCCGCGATTCAGCAGATCCTTGCGTGGGGCAAGAGCGTCACGATTCTCGAGCCGCTCGACCTCGTCGACGACATTGTCGCGCTCGCGCGCGACGTGCTCGGCCACTATGCCGGCTAG